GTGCAACTAAGGCTTGCACCATTGGCATGGCGGGAGGCCAAGTTTTCTTCAAAATACTTTGCAGTGATTTAATTCTGGTGGTAAAGTTAAATAAGAAATGACCAATCATGAATGAGATAGTAAGGAGACTGAGTTTATTGAATGAAGTAAATCAAACCATTGAAATTAAAGCCAATGACGCAAATGAAGTTCAAACTTTATTTGGACCAAATGATCGCCATTTAAAAAGGCTTGAAGAACTATATGAAGTATCTCTGCACTCTAGAGGGCAAATCGTAAACCTTAAATCAAATGCTGAAACAGCGGAGAAGATTTCCCTGATTCTGCATACGCTTTTAGATCTCATTCGAAAGGATGTATCCATAAAAGAGAGGGATATCGTCTATGCAGCCCAGCTTGCGGATCAGGGACAAATAGATGAAATGGTCGATTTGTATGATGACAAAATCACGGTGACAGCCAAAGGCAAACCGATTTTGGCAAAGACATTGGGGCAACGTCATTACGTCAAGGCTATTCGCAATCATGATATTGTCTTTGGTATTGGTCCCGCTGGAACCGGGAAAACATATCTCGCCGTTGTCCTTGCTGTTCATGCTCTGAAGGAGGGCCAGGTTAAACGGATCGTGCTGACACGTCCGGCGGTTGAAGCTGGAGAAAATCTTGGTTTTCTGCCGGGAGATTTAAAGGAGAAAGTGGATCCATATTTAAGGCCATTATATGATGCCTTGCACGATGTTCTTGGTGTCGAACATACGCTTCGTCTGATGGAAAGAGGTACCATTGAAATTGCGCCACTTGCATACATGAGAGGCCGCACACTAGATGATTCGTTTGTGATTCTCGATGAAGCACAGAATACAACAGGTGAACAGATTAAAATGTTTCTCACCCGACTTGGATTTGGATCCCGCATGGTTGTAACTGGAGATATTACACAAATTGATTTACCGAAAGGCAAGGAATCCGGACTGAAGATTGCAATAAATATACTGGGTGATGTAAAGGGGATTTCTTTTATTCATTTACAATCACAAGATGTTGTCCGCCATACATTGGTTCAACGCGTTATTGATGCATACGAACGCAATGAGACATAGGGTTGTGATGATGTTACGGAGGTGAATCATGTCGAAGAGATCGCCCATTGACCAGCAGAAATGGTGGAAAAAAATAAGAGACCACCGTTATAGTCGTATGATTATTTTTTCGGTACTGGCTCTTGTAACGTATTTGATGCTTTTTTCCAATGTCGTTCCTGATTATCTTGATATAGAACCTGGATTAGTTTCTGAACAGGATATCCATTCACCATTAACCATTGAGCACAAAACGGAAACAGATCGGCTTGCAGAGGAAGCGGTTGATGATGTAGAACCGGTTTATGCCATGAAACCCCGCTATGCTCAAAATCAAATTGAACGAATTCAGGATTTATTTCAACGGGTGCAATTTGTCAGAGACGAGACGCTGAAGACCTATGAGTCTTTTGAATCGGAACAGGAAAATCGAGACAATAATAACACGGATGAAGATCCGGTCACGAATTTTTCAGAAGAAGTGGATTATGCTGAATTTGATCAGGATGAAATGCTGGCAATGCTTCGTGGCGAATTGCCACAGGAAATCAATGATCAGCTGAGCGATGACACACTCGTTACATTACTTACGGCGAATGAAGATCAACTGCAGCTTGCGAGAGAGGCTTCAACCAGTGCTGTGCACGATGTCATGAGTGAAGAGATTAAAATGGATGAAGTGACGGAGGCGAAAGAAGAAGCAGAGGAAATCGTTCGTAACACACCAGGCGGTGTCGTGATTCGCTCTGCCATTACTGATATTGTTCGTTATGGCGTCACAGCAAATTACATGATTGATGAAGAGGCAACGGCTGATGCTCGCCAACAGGCAATCGAAAATATTGAACCCTCCATGATCAGAGAAGGACAGATCATTGTCGAAGAAGGACAAGTCATTACAGCGGATATCTACCAACAGTTGTCCACTGTGGGATTGACAGAGGAAGTGAATTATTATTATCCGTTTATTGGTTTGGCAATTATCGTTCTATTGATTACAGTCATGCTTGCATATTACCTTGGAGATGCGAAGACTTCCCTCAAGACGAATAATACGCATTTATTGATGTATTTGTTGATATACACGATTACCCTTTCGATTATGAAATTATCGAGTTTTTTGCATCAGCTTGACATTGGCGGGATTCAGTATCTTGTACCTGCAGCTGCTGGCACAATGCTGATCACAGTTTTGATTCATTCTAGGGTAGCCTTATTCAGCGGCATATTATTTTCAATGATTGCGAGCATCATGTTCAATGATCTCAGTTCTTCGATGTTCGATGCTTCTCAAGGACTGTTTGTATTTTTCAGTTGTCTCGCAGGGATATTCTACCTGATAAGGTCTCAGTCAACGATGAGAATGCTCAATAGCGGAATGGTTACTTCCGGTGTCAGTATATTGACGGTTGCAGCTATTTTAATGCTGAAGAATGCACAATATGGGTGGATTGAGATTTCATTTAATCTTGGATTTGCAGCTCTAGCCGGGATCATTGCGGCGATTCTTGCGATTGGCATTCTGCCTTTCCTGGAAACGGCTTTTGGTATACTCTCCACATCGCGTCTGATCGAATTATCCAATCCAAACCATCCTTTATTAAGAAAAATATTGCTGGAAGCTCCGGGCACGTATCATCACAGTGTGATGGTGGCAAATCTGTCTGAATCAGCCTGTGAAGCTATTGGTGCAAACGGCCTGCTCGCAAGAGTGGCGTCCTATTATCATGATATTGGAAAGACAAGACGTCCCCACTTTTTTATTGAAAATCAGATGGGCGGAAAGAATCCGCATGACAATCTCTCACCGCAGCTGAGTAAGACGATTATTACCGCGCATCCATATGACGGAGCAGAAATGCTCAGATCTCATAAAATGCCTAAGGAGATTATTGATATTGCAGAACAGCATCATGGTACAACGTGCTTGAAATATTTTTATTATAAAGCAAAGGAAGATGATCCTGATATTAAAATGGAAGACTTTCGCTATCCAGGGCCAATTCCGAACACTAAAGTTTCTGCAGTGGTGGGAATTGCTGACTCCGTCGAAGCAGCTGTACGTTCAATGAAACAGCCAACGATTGAAAACATTGATACGCTTGTACGGAAAATCATAAACGACAGGCTTGACGACGATCAGTTTGATGAATGCGATCTGACAATCAAAGAATTACACAAGGTTGCCAAATCGATGCTGGAAACATTGCAAGGAACGTTCCATTCACGAATTGAATATCCTGACGATACACCGACAGATCAGGAAAGCAGCATTCTACCTGTGAAGAAAGAGAGGGCTGAATAATGCCGGCATTTGAAATTGATATTCTTGATGAAACAGAACAACTTGAAGAGACGCTTCTGGATGTGATTCATCAAATTTTGGAGACTGCGATGAAGCTTGAAGGGACAGTTTCAGGTACAGAAGTATCGATTTCCATTGTTGATGACGAACGTATTCAGGAGTTGAACCGGGATTACCGGGATAAAGATCGTGCGACAGATGTACTCTCTTTTGCTTTGAATGAGGGAGAGGAAGAGGTGACGATGGAGGGCATGCCCGATATTCTCGGTGATATCGTGATTTCGTTGCCTGCAGCAAAGCGGCAGGCACGGGCTTACGGCCATTCTTTAGAACGGGAAATTGCCTTTCTCAGTGTTCATGGCTTTTTGCATTTAACCGGTTATGATCACGGCAATGATGAGGAAGAAAAACGGATGTTCACCCGACAAGAGGAGATATTGTCAGCCCATGGAATTAAAAAATAAACGACCGTTTTTCTCATTTCGCAGGTTAAGGCAAAGTTTTGTATATGCTGTGCAGGGAATCCGATTTACCTGGCAAAGGGAACAAAATTTCAGAATTCATTCGGTCATCTCACTTGCAGTTCTTATTCTTGCCCAGTTGCTGCAGGTACCTTATCTTGAACAGGTTATGCTTCTGGTTGTAATTGGAGCAGTGATCGGAATGGAACTGATTAATACAGCACTTGAACACGTTGTAGATCTGGTTGTTCAATCGTATGATGATCGAGCGAAGGTGATTAAGGATACAGCTGCAGGCGCCGTGTTTATTTTTTCCATCACGGCGGCAATCATTGGTCTGATGATTTTCATTCCTCACGTGATCAAGTGGTTGTAGTCAGAATCCTTTTTAAAAATCTACTAGTATAAGTAAAAGCAAACAGGTTCATTATACAGCCTGAAAACGGAGGATTTTCATGAATATCGAGAAGCAAGAGCAGAAAAAGTCCGGGTTTGCAGCATTGATTGGCAGACCGAATGTTGGAAAATCAACGCTGTTGAACCAGGTACTTGGTCAAAAAGTCGCGATTATGAGTGATAAACCACAGACGACAAGAAACCG
This Salisediminibacterium beveridgei DNA region includes the following protein-coding sequences:
- a CDS encoding PhoH family protein, producing the protein MNEVNQTIEIKANDANEVQTLFGPNDRHLKRLEELYEVSLHSRGQIVNLKSNAETAEKISLILHTLLDLIRKDVSIKERDIVYAAQLADQGQIDEMVDLYDDKITVTAKGKPILAKTLGQRHYVKAIRNHDIVFGIGPAGTGKTYLAVVLAVHALKEGQVKRIVLTRPAVEAGENLGFLPGDLKEKVDPYLRPLYDALHDVLGVEHTLRLMERGTIEIAPLAYMRGRTLDDSFVILDEAQNTTGEQIKMFLTRLGFGSRMVVTGDITQIDLPKGKESGLKIAINILGDVKGISFIHLQSQDVVRHTLVQRVIDAYERNET
- a CDS encoding HD family phosphohydrolase; this encodes MSKRSPIDQQKWWKKIRDHRYSRMIIFSVLALVTYLMLFSNVVPDYLDIEPGLVSEQDIHSPLTIEHKTETDRLAEEAVDDVEPVYAMKPRYAQNQIERIQDLFQRVQFVRDETLKTYESFESEQENRDNNNTDEDPVTNFSEEVDYAEFDQDEMLAMLRGELPQEINDQLSDDTLVTLLTANEDQLQLAREASTSAVHDVMSEEIKMDEVTEAKEEAEEIVRNTPGGVVIRSAITDIVRYGVTANYMIDEEATADARQQAIENIEPSMIREGQIIVEEGQVITADIYQQLSTVGLTEEVNYYYPFIGLAIIVLLITVMLAYYLGDAKTSLKTNNTHLLMYLLIYTITLSIMKLSSFLHQLDIGGIQYLVPAAAGTMLITVLIHSRVALFSGILFSMIASIMFNDLSSSMFDASQGLFVFFSCLAGIFYLIRSQSTMRMLNSGMVTSGVSILTVAAILMLKNAQYGWIEISFNLGFAALAGIIAAILAIGILPFLETAFGILSTSRLIELSNPNHPLLRKILLEAPGTYHHSVMVANLSESACEAIGANGLLARVASYYHDIGKTRRPHFFIENQMGGKNPHDNLSPQLSKTIITAHPYDGAEMLRSHKMPKEIIDIAEQHHGTTCLKYFYYKAKEDDPDIKMEDFRYPGPIPNTKVSAVVGIADSVEAAVRSMKQPTIENIDTLVRKIINDRLDDDQFDECDLTIKELHKVAKSMLETLQGTFHSRIEYPDDTPTDQESSILPVKKERAE
- the ybeY gene encoding rRNA maturation RNase YbeY; the protein is MPAFEIDILDETEQLEETLLDVIHQILETAMKLEGTVSGTEVSISIVDDERIQELNRDYRDKDRATDVLSFALNEGEEEVTMEGMPDILGDIVISLPAAKRQARAYGHSLEREIAFLSVHGFLHLTGYDHGNDEEEKRMFTRQEEILSAHGIKK
- a CDS encoding diacylglycerol kinase family protein, with amino-acid sequence MELKNKRPFFSFRRLRQSFVYAVQGIRFTWQREQNFRIHSVISLAVLILAQLLQVPYLEQVMLLVVIGAVIGMELINTALEHVVDLVVQSYDDRAKVIKDTAAGAVFIFSITAAIIGLMIFIPHVIKWL